In Solanum pennellii chromosome 3, SPENNV200, a single window of DNA contains:
- the LOC107012841 gene encoding UPF0481 protein At3g47200-like, giving the protein MTLMQMVPLLMKKENNNEDYEPKVVSFGPYHHEKENLKLVEDFKPTAVQMFVGSDMNEVVFISAISGEIENAKSCYPREVTRRYTDIQFAQMMFRDACVILNYFGPDNDVEHSWKKAETINHHLGIAVYRSIRRDMYLLENQIPFRILEILVALRYPNTPKGSFVTNMEQHSFKMFFNDKKGKIEHAEPNDGLGKNPAHLLEIFRRVIVTGPTHDPIFRDNDGCCNVNDMLSNLEKGVGKCCNDDEKNEDMHGLYVFRSITDLKSKGINSKASGIKSLKGVRFSPTRFCRSAELKLPFMYVDMYTRVFFNNMIAYEFSPNSHIIDKSVTGYISFMKLLVVTKEDVKEMRENKILINSLGSDDDVVQVYKDLNTFEAEDSSNFWKVKQSIEKHYHSKIRTWMAEFRTTYFNNPWTIIALLASLFLLCLDIVQTYYAIHPAPNNPGDA; this is encoded by the coding sequence ATGACGTTAATGCAAATGGTTccattgttgatgaaaaaagaGAATAATAATGAGGACTATGAACCAAAAGTGGTTTCATTCGGGCCTTATCACCACGAAAAGGAGAATCTCAAGTTGGTTGAGGatttcaagcccactgcagttCAAATGTTTGTTGGATcagacatgaatgaagttgttttCATCTCTGCAATTTCAGGGGAAATTGAGAATGCTAAAAGTTGTTATCCAAGAGAAGTCACACGTAGGTACACAGATATACAATTTGCTCAAATGATGTTTAGAGATGCATGTGTCATTCTAAATTATTTCGGACCAGATAATGATGTTGAGCATTCATGGAAAAAGGCGGAGACAATTAATCATCATCTTGGTATTGCTGTTTATAGAAGCATTAGACGTGACATGTATTTGCTTGAAAATCAAATACCTTTTCGGATTCTCGAGATCTTGGTTGCTTTGAGATACCCTAATACTCCTAAAGGTTCATTTGTAACGAATATGGAACAGCATTCCTTTAAAATGTTCTTCAATGacaagaaaggaaaaattgaACATGCTGAACCTAACGATGGTCTAGGGAAGAATCCTGCTCACCTTCTTGAAATTTTCCGAAGAGTAATTGTGACAGGTCCAACTCATGATCCTATTTTCAGGGATAATGATGGTTGTTGCAATGTTAATGACATGCTATCCAACCTCGAAAAAGGTGTTGGTAAATGCTGCAACgatgatgaaaaaaatgaagatatgCATGGGCTGTATGTGTTCCGTTCAATTACGGATTTGAAATCAAAGGGGATAAATTCAAAGGCTAGTGGGATTAAATCTCTCAAAGGTGTAAGGTTTAGTCCAACTAGATTCTGTCGATCTGCTGAACTGAAGCTCCCGTTTATGTACGTTGATATGTACACTAGAGTGTTTTTCAACAACATGATCGCGTATGAGTTCTCTCCCAATTCTCATATTATCGATAAGTCAGTGACTGGTTACATCAGTTTTATGAAACTACTTGTGGTTACAAAAGAAGATGTGAAGGAGATGAGAGAgaacaaaatattaatcaaCAGCTTAGGGAGTGATGATGATGTGGTGCAAGTCTACAAAGATTTAAATACTTTTGAGGCAGAGGATAGTTCTAATTTCTGGAAAGTCAAACAGAGTATCGAAAAACACTATCACAGCAAAATAAGGACTTGGATGGCTGAGTTTAGAACCACATATTTTAACAATCCATGGACCATAATTGCCTTGCTTGCTTCTCTTTTCCTCCTCTGCTTAGATATTGTCCAGACCTACTATGCAATACATCCCGCTCCTAACAACCCTGGTGATGCTTAA